The Glycine soja cultivar W05 chromosome 19, ASM419377v2, whole genome shotgun sequence genomic sequence AAATTAAGCTATCAAAACATCATGTACATAAACAAAACTATGTTTTAATAAACACTGCAAAGGAAGTGGTAGTCTGGTCTACACCAGTTCACTTTTTCATTATAGACCAGAAGCTAAAGAGCACATTTGCACAGTAGCACATTCATCTTTATGTTTCTTATAACaagctaaaataaaaataacaatccaGCTGAGCTTTGCTTGGCCTTGGCATGATAAGATATTGTATATTGGCACCATTATATTTACAACATATAAATACAAACCTAAAATATACAAGCACCACACTTACAAAAATCATAGTTCTCAAACATATATTCTTGTATGGTGTTTGATAAAAAGGAGGAGATTaatatgactaaacatgactcaaCATCCTAGCATAAGTTCTTAAGTTAAAACAAcagcaataaataaatatgtacgTGCTAGGTTTTGGATCATGTTACAAATGCTAACCTTCATCAATCTCGGGTTACTTTGTAAAACTCGTCCAAGACCACTGTCAGTGATCCATAAGCAGTTCACTAGGGCCAGATGCTGAAGAGTACCTTGAGCCCTGTTGGTTAACTTTACTAGTGAATCATCCGTAATCCTCTCATTTAATGGCTGATCAATGTGCATGGTTCTCCATAACAAAGGATCACCTCTAACAGCATCACACAAAGATTTGCAAACCCCTTCAACAGAGAGAAGGTCCCTCACACCTAGATAACCCAACACAAAAAACAAAGCATCATGTGGAAAACCTCCTTCAGCATCACATTCAATTTTGGTGTAGTTTCGCGATTCCTCGGCTTCCTTGCTTTGAACCCTATAGTCCCCATGACGTTGGCTAACACTCAGAAACCCCCTTGTGCTTCCATCGGCCACAATGCCCTCATCAAACACCACATCAAAATTTTGATATCCATTGAAAACATCACCAGAAACCAACATATCGTTCCCCTTAGCATCAACCGTCTGAGGCTGCAAATTCTCAGGGCCATTAAAATCCCAACTAAGACCCAAAAAGTGGAGATGATCATGATCACCAATCTTTTCATGCGTTTCATCCACCTCAAACTCAACATCCAGGGGTCGGAAACCCCATTCAAAATCCTCAATCCAATCTGAGAATGCCGTTATGTTCATTCCAAAGGGATCCATTGGCAACCGATCAAGAACATCATCTTCAATTACGACTTCTTCTGTATCATCCAAATCACCCAACAAAGCATTGATCATCTCAAAACATGTCTCTCCTTCCAATTTCTCATTGAAACCACACAGGCTGCAACAATTGATCAAATAGCCATCCAACACTGACCCAATAGAGGGGCACGAACCCTTCTCCTGAGGAACCAAAAAGCTCGATTCCCCAACAGAatccattctttttttttttgttctatcaAAAGTCACTGTAACAGAGAGAAACACAAACCCTACAAAGAATAACAGAGATTCAAAAGAACAACCCCATCAATCCGCAATGCccaatttctcattttttttctctcaattggGTTGGAGGAAATCACAAAAACACGCACCTCCAACGCACAAATAGATCGCTGCAGAAAAAAGAGgggaatatttttatgaagggaattgataaaaaaaaccaagTGGAGTATGGACCAAATGGATCATTGAGATAACaatgtgttgttgttgttgttgatgcgGAATGGGGGTGGATCTAGAGGAGGTAGAAGAAAGTTAGGCAGAAATAGTTAGAAAAAAAACGTGATTTGGAAAATTAGGGTTTGTAAGTAGCCaagaaaagaatgagagagaggaACAGAAGGAGAGAGAAATTACGCTCCTCTCTAAATTTTGGCTAATTCGGAAAAGGGATCTAGATAGTCAACAAAGAGGCAAGGGTCAGATTCGTCCGCAACAAATGGAGGAGATTAAGTGCAGAGATTCTTTGAGCCAGATTATTATCTTTATAAGgttatattttagtattatcTTAAGAATCCCTTCAAGATATATGCAgaaaaatatatctatttttacattgaaaatacttttaatcatataaattgaaatttaatttttttatcataaataatttaactgTGATATGGAATTATTAGTTATCAATAACTACTTTAATAAAgccttctaaaatttaatttggagttaaagattaaaaaaaaggggtagattgaaacaaataaacaataaaaaaataaaaaagaatcaaatatacagataaaaaaatgaatgctaGTTTGAAATAATTAAGAGATTTTTCTCTAAAACTGTTGCAGAAATATTGTACATctaaagaagagagaaagataaTATTGAGTGAGGATGAAAGTCTCACTCTCCAatttatgtgttttcaaatcaaatttatgAAGAGAACAATATTATAACCAAAATTTatgagataataaaataaatttaaaaatatagtatataTTAAGGTAAGCTATTTCAATACTATAAATTTCGATCATCATCTTgagcaatagtaattttaggaattatttttcaatcaaaatacTTTTAGAGTTAGTATCTCTCTTGTCGAGTTACATATCTAatagtaatattatattttatgcattaatttatttttgatatatttaaaaatacttataattgaAAGTTACTAGACTGTCTATGAAGCATATAGataaatgaaagtaaattttgATTATTCTAACTAATGTTCTTAAAATTGGATCAATCATTAAACTGATGAAGGTTAAACCAGCTTTGAGTCGATTTAGCATGCACTGATTTTCGGgatatgctaggtgcacccagcaatattgctggtgcacccagcaatttattGAAACTACCATTTTACCCTtcattaaaaaagtttaaaacatttaaatagcTTTCCCTCTCCTCTCCCGGAATCACTCAGCCTCTTCTTCTTGCTTCTgcttctcttccttttcttcccTCTTCCGCAAGCCTTCTCCTCCACCGCGAGCCCAGCTGCTGCTTCTTTCGGTTGGACGCCATTTCCGTTCGAGGTAGGTGTCCCTAACCTTCCCTCTGCTTTTATTATGCACTGTAGTTGTAGCATTTAGGGTAGGTTAGAAGAACCTTAGGTTAgcggaaccttagggtagaagacgagagCAGGAGACGCCGAAAAAAATGGGGAAAATGGCTGACGGCGGAGGCTTCCGGAAGACCCGTTAGGGGTTGTTCCGGAAGTTCTGGAAGAACCTGTTCCGGAAAGTTTctggaagaagtgttcttccggaagtaaccAAACGTCTTCTTCCGGAAGTCTCCCGGAACACCTCTTCCGGATACTTTCTGGAAGAAgtagttcttccggaagaagggctCTTCCGGATGACCTTTCaaatttccggaagaagtggttcttccgaAATTGTTCCGGAAGAACCATTTCTTCCGgaaagtgtgtttttttttttaaaacagaaattgttttgtttttttttaaaatgaattattatattttttttggttattttgtttttgagattttatgaaaaatgaggtttgggtttttgatgtcatgttttttttataatttaaattgtgtatttttactaaatattaatttgtaaattatttatttttttgtttataaaagtagttgtgtttgtttttgtttattgtttattttttaaaattagtgttttttctttataaatgaagttgtttatttttataaataaagttgtgcgtgttttggaaatttttaaaaaatactaattttttttataaatgatataaattaagttgtttattttattataaatgaagtattttttttttaaaaaaaagttgtggatgtttactaattaattttttttacattagttgtgtttattttataaatgaagttttttatttttttttaaaaattaagttgtggatatttttataaatgaagttgtttgttttttttaaaattaagttgtggatatttttataaatgaagttgtttttttaaactaagttgtggatgtttactaattaattatttttacattagttgtgttttttttataaatgaagttttttaaattgttatttaaattaagttgtggatgtttactaatgaatttgtttttacattagttgtggttttttataaatgaagtttttttttttaaaattaagttgtggatgtttagtaatgaattatttttatattagttgtgttttttttataaatgaagttgcttattatttttttaaattaagttgtggatgtttactaaataatttagttgtgtttttttttagaaatgaagtttcttatttttttatataaagaaaataatttgatttaagttagttttatttgtttataaataaagttgttttttttataaagaaaattgtgtatattttgaccgaaaaaaatacgtgttcgacatgatttgcaaatcatggccagaacacgaggtttaggtcgtgccataGGTAGACTTGTAGTCAGAGATAAACCTGTTGACCAGGATGCTGCTGATGTTCCCGAGAGGTgtaggcctactgcctcagcccgtaggttacgcgttcatcagatgactacggagggacgtgatatggctgaggacgtCGCTGACATGACTGACGATGTCCCTGAGCAGGCTacggaggcacctgagatgcgtgcggacgcacagggtgctgatagtggtgaggggtcagatggtgatgatgctgcTGAGGAATTCCCTAGTGGTCCACGTGACCCGtcagtgctcacatcatttgtcgagcatgttgcacatgcTGTTTGGAGTggacatatattttaatttgttaattatttatcattgttgatttatttgtttgtgattaattttatttaataattgtataatttgtacttcaaatcaagaacgtcctgatttgaagttagtgtcacatgggaggaaggtgacactgattgggaggccagtgcctgagattgaaggcttggtggctgccacaggattaagtccactgatagattattcagttattactggcgatcctggactgatatccgcatttgtggagaggtggcacggTGAGACTAGCACCTTTCACCTTCCTGTAGGAgagctgacgatcacattggatgatgtgtcgtcaATCCTACATTTGCTCATCACTGGcgccttgcacagtttccacgctctttctacggaggaggccagattTTTGCTGACGGATTTGCTGGAGGTGTCTGCTGAGGAGGCCAGAGCCGAGACAACACTCATGCGTGGGGCATATGTACGATTAGGATGGGTTCGAGACATTTATGAGACGAGATGTCAGGCCAAGCAGTGGATTGTCGTAGCTCGCGTTTATCTGTTGCAccttgtcggttgcactctttttgctaataagagtgcaacatacgtgcatgtggtTCACCTTGACGCTTTCCGGGACCTCACTCATAGTGGTGGTTACGCTTGGGGAGTTGCCGCActggttcatatgtatgaccagttagatgaggcttgtaggaccaccacccgacagcttgcagggtacttgacgctacttcaggtaaattttgtgtttattaatatgttacgtttgattatgatttaaacatgtttttatgttatgttaacttcaattattgtgtagtgctggatctatgagcacttccctagtgtgcaccagtgcgtgactgacgatacataccaggagatgtccccacgtgcttcccggtggttgacgtTGAAGGTGCACATGAAGGGAATCACAGGAGCACCctacagggcacgttgtgatggtttgaccgtcacagatgtgtcctggttgccgTACACGGAGCATCGGGGGGTTAGGACGTTTCAGGAGATTTCATCTTTCCAGGGTCAGCTGAGATGAGGTCCTATAATTGTCACAActcgaccggagagggtggtacgccagttcggttacatccagagcatccctcTGCCGCCTATTAGTGCACGATTGTCACACGATcagatagatgacaggtggatgcaGTTTGCAGATCACTTACTACCTGCGGGTCAGCTTTGTctagtgcctgggcaggtatctgcggattacatggagtggtttttccgcatatctcacTCATTCATGATACCGACCCAGGAAGGTGACCAGCCGAGAGATGCACCAGCTGCAGACCCTGAGGACTACATACAAccgcccagcccccaggttcgagtagcatttgacccccctccacatgtggtaagattatttgtgcgtttaatgttttatgagttgttatttattttaaatttcataataaatgtttttaatgactTTGGCAGGATGATTACGAGGGATATGAGGCAATTGCAtagaggttggagcgtgtgctcaaccttaggatagtcactgcaggcacagagttatatgacattatgcagGATTGTCTGACGATCGCGAGAGGGGGACCCAGTGCTGATGGGACTgtcagggctcgtcagagacgccgcacggatcattgatcattgtatttattttgtgttgtagttgacatgaatatttgtaattattacagttttttgtttaatagttgacgtgttttgcacggtttattattttataatatagtttattaTTCCGATTGTTTGTGGTCGTTAAGCGAAGTTTACgagtgttttaaatttattttttaaaaaagtgaacctaaaatcatgagttttgtttgtaaaaattacataaaaaataaatgtttttaaaatcattcataattcataattatgtGTTAGTaagatttttaaagtaattatgatatataataaattatgattcgATCATAATTTGCACCATTAATAAATAAGGTcgtaccaaaaacaaaatattaaaaaaaaaattacatgacaaTGAAATCGCCATATAAGATACTACAAGGATGACTTTAAAAAGAattcatgttcaagtacccatgtttgggatttttttgcgtgggtgtgccagtgccgtgagacaatggagggcggccatttctcatgtttggacgtcaaagaaccaaaaaaaaatagtcccgttccccggttccgtaAACTAACACTTAAAAACAAagcctgaaaataaaaaaaataataggaaatcgacccttttccatgttcaagtacccatgtttgggatttttttgcgtgggtgtgccagtgccgtgagacaatggagggcagccatttctcatgtttggacgtcaaagaacccaaaaaaaatagtcccgtttcccggttccgtcaactaacacctaaaaacaaatcctgaaaatccaaaaaaataggaaatcgaCCCTTTTCCAtattcaagtacccatgtttgggatttttttgcgtgggtgtgccagtgccgtgagacaatggagggcggccatttctcatgtttggacatcaaagaaccaaaaaaaatagtctcgttccccggttccgtcaactaacacctaaaaacaaagcctgaaaataaaaaaaaaaggaaatcgaCCCttctaacaattaattttttggaccactgaaacaacacattcaactttattatgggaATTAAACACGCCGTAAACAGATAACGGTTACATCAacgaaaaagcaaaaaaataaacatcacaTTTAGTAAAgatagctaaaatttctattggtccatattttttccagtagttagattgtactaacaccttcagcagttcttcgttggtcatcagctcatttatttcatattttataaccgtatctgaatactcaaagCGAGCTGGTTGGCAGAAAAACAATCATCTTACCGTTtatgattcgtgaattccaagagagggaatccctttaggtgcaacttgcttgattaaattcttcagttcatcgatggtacatgttgaaggaatttgaaatttcttaggattttttcctgtgaacgcaCATCCAAAAAATTTGTTCTGCGGTGACATGTTCCAtttcccgttgtaatacaggatcGCGTCATGAGTACGGGACATagtgcgttcaagtaagtttattattgcatctggtgttcttccaacagtgcataataactcaatcggaccaacacaagaaaattgatcattacacattaacattgtgttgacatcgtcatcatttatcaatttcatacactcaaagcgaatttggttacctgtatcggtgaatggcttccggtaatgaatttcatccaaaaattgtttgtcggatagctgaagggtattatgtattctggtttttaggcttgcaaaatcacagCTATTTGAtactcgaatgggcaccggagatgaagtttggaagtaaaccctagtatcattgtgaataatcgatccatttggaaaaataaaagccaaccttgagttgacaatcgtctgactgctagtttctcctaaaaatgCCATACTTTGTGTATCAATTGGGAGACTATTTGAAATCATgataatgtgtgatttattagcctagtctgccatatatatagatggttgtgaCCGAGCGATTGCttaactttgtttacaaaaaaatagacacgcgtGAACATGTTTCGTGATTATGTTTCCTTCAGAATGTGTAgagtcagccaatgtgttgtcgcgCTCAAACTGTAATAtgca encodes the following:
- the LOC114400461 gene encoding F-box protein SKIP14-like, which produces MDSVGESSFLVPQEKGSCPSIGSVLDGYLINCCSLCGFNEKLEGETCFEMINALLGDLDDTEEVVIEDDVLDRLPMDPFGMNITAFSDWIEDFEWGFRPLDVEFEVDETHEKIGDHDHLHFLGLSWDFNGPENLQPQTVDAKGNDMLVSGDVFNGYQNFDVVFDEGIVADGSTRGFLSVSQRHGDYRVQSKEAEESRNYTKIECDAEGGFPHDALFFVLGYLGVRDLLSVEGVCKSLCDAVRGDPLLWRTMHIDQPLNERITDDSLVKLTNRAQGTLQHLALVNCLWITDSGLGRVLQSNPRLMKLSVPDCIRLTIEGILFNLRALKSSGKLGIKHLRIGGLAGVCHVTDQQFEELKELLDASKYLQQQDQKPQFYGEYSHITCEDDRAIDIEVCPRCEKLRPVYDCPAESCQPKHQASQLCRGCTICIARCLHCGRCIKDFDYEETFCLDLLCLNCWNQFLHCPEKGGKEATKCTIISQTTMYQFCLYG